The Nerophis lumbriciformis linkage group LG15, RoL_Nlum_v2.1, whole genome shotgun sequence genome window below encodes:
- the LOC133616207 gene encoding leucine-rich repeat-containing protein 4C-like, whose protein sequence is MLKKMISLHRQTMRSRRLKGALSNPLFVVLLALQILVVAGLVRAQTCPSVCSCSNQFSKVICTRRSLRDVPDGISTNTRYLNLQDNLIQVIKVDSFKHLRHLEILQLSKNHIRSIEIGAFNGLASLNTLELFDNRLTTIPNGAFEYLSKLKELWLRNNPIESIPSYAFNRVPSLRRLDLGELKRLSYISDGAFKDLSNLRYLNLGMCNLKEIPNILPLVRLEELEMSGNQLSVVKPSAFTGLVNLQKLWMMHAQIQTIERNSFDDLQSLVELNLAHNNLTLLPHDLFTPLHRMERVHLHHNPWNCNCDILWLSWWLKESVPANTSCCARCNSPTLFKGRYIGELDHSYFQCDVPVIVEPPTDLNVTEGMGAELKCRTSSLTSISWYTPNGSLVTHGAYKVRLSVLNDGTLNFTSVTMQDTGTYTCMVSNTAGNISASAVLNVTSVENSGVTYFTTVTVETIETPGDDSHTPLPPFGWVSSSTTKSTPVSTRTTERTYTIPVLDLDGERALNGLDEVMKTTKIIIGCFVAITLMAAVLLVIFYKMRKQHNQQDPDGPASSMEVITVEEELAGVAAIDRHLSLPPLEHYNHYNTYKSTYHHPSMLSTIHSSTTQEHLLIQACSKDNVQETQI, encoded by the coding sequence ATGCTGAAAAAAATGATCTCcctccaccgccagacaatgAGGAGTCGTAGGCTGAAGGGGGCACTGTCCAACCCCCTTTTTGTGGTCCTCTTGGCCCTTCAGATCTTGGTGGTGGCCGGGCTAGTCCGCGCGCAGACCTGTCCCTCCGTCTGCTCGTGCAGTAACCAGTTCAGCAAGGTCATATGCACACGCCGCAGTCTACGGGACGTACCGGATGGCATCTCCACCAACACCCGTTACCTAAACCTCCAAGACAACCTCATTCAGGTGATCAAGGTGGATAGTTTCAAACACCTGCGCCACCTGGAGATTCTGCAGCTGAGCAAGAATCACATCCGCAGCATTGAAATCGGCGCCTTTAATGGACTGGCGAGCCTAAACACACTGGAGCTCTTTGATAATCGACTCACGACAATCCCCAACGGAGCATTTGAGTATTTGTCCAAGCTAAAGGAACTGTGGCTTCGGAACAACCCTATCGAAAGTATACCATCTTATGCCTTCAACCGGGTCCCCTCGCTCCGAAGACTGGACCTTGGTGAGCTTAAACGTCTCTCCTACATTTCCGATGGAGCTTTCAAAGACTTAAGCAATCTGCGCTATCTGAATTTGGGAATGTGCAACCTCAAGGAAATCCCGAACATCTTACCTCTAGTAAGACTTGAGGAACTGGAAATGTCTGGAAATCAGCTGTCGGTCGTCAAGCCGAGCGCATTTACAGGACTTGTGAACCTCCAGAAGCTATGGATGATGCATGCCCAGATTCAAACCATTGAGAGGAATTCCTTCGACGACTTGCAGTCTTTAGTGGAGCTGAACCTCGCCCACAACAACCTGACCTTGCTACCCCACGATCTCTTCACGCCACTCCATCGCATGGAACGGGTCCACCTTCATCACAACCCGTGGAATTGCAACTGTGATATCCTGTGGCTCAGTTGGTGGCTGAAGGAGTCCGTACCTGCCAATACCAGTTGCTGTGCCCGTTGCAACAGTCCGACGCTCTTCAAAGGACGCTACATCGGGGAACTGGACCACAGCTATTTCCAGTGTGACGTCCCTGTCATAGTGGAGCCACCTACCGACTTAAATGTGACAGAGGGCATGGGCGCGGAGCTGAAATGCCGTACAAGCTCCTTGACGTCTATCAGCTGGTATACACCGAATGGCTCTCTGGTGACGCACGGGGCTTATAAGGTGCGTCTGTCGGTGCTCAACGACGGAACGCTTAATTTTACCAGCGTCACAATGCAGGACACCGGGACGTACACTTGCATGGTCAGCAACACAGCGGGCAACATCTCCGCCTCCGCTGTGCTCAATGTCACTTCCGTGGAAAACAGCGGGGTGACCTATTTCACCACGGTCACAGTGGAGACCATTGAGACCCCCGGCGATGACAGCCACACGCCGCTCCCGCCCTTCGGCTGGGTGTCGTCCTCCACAACAAAAAGCACTCCTGTTTCGACAAGGACCACAGAGAGGACTTACACCATTCCAGTTCTCGATCTGGATGGGGAACGAGCTCTCAACGGCCTGGATGAGGTGATGAAAACCACCAAGATCATCATCGGCTGCTTTGTGGCCATCACGCTCATGGCCGCCGTTCTGCTGGTTATTTTCTACAAAATGAGGAAGCAGCATAACCAGCAGGATCCTGACGGCCCGGCCTCGTCTATGGAGGTCATTACTGTAGAAGAAGAGCTCGCGGGTGTTGCTGCTATTGACAGACACCTATCGCTGCCCCCACTGGAGCACTACAACCACTACAACACCTACAAGAGCACTTACCATCACCCCTCTATGCTCAGTACCATACACAGCTCTACCACACAGGAACATTTACTGATTCAAGCCTGTTCTAAAGACAATGTACAAGAGACCCAAATCTGA